The proteins below come from a single Salinilacihabitans rarus genomic window:
- a CDS encoding ABC transporter substrate-binding protein, giving the protein MRRTRSTRRAVLAAGTAALGAMAGCVSGTEREANGDGSDGGSGDGAEEDGADGDGTGASEPYDVSMVPVGEVTFESPPERWLAYESDYADMGVALGVGDGLAAVGEPHRYHPEYYAELGIPHVEEPTPLWNDGVDKELFYELDVDVHLVDPNWLEHNGAFGLERADVDEIGENVAPFVGNTIFRRTDEWHDYEYYTLYEAFEKVAEVFDRVDRYEAFAALHEEFLAEIEASLPPADERPDGLLAWVGSDEPEEFYPALIGDEGASTKHFRDLGVGDALADTGVEGLSTDDRGTIDYEAILDVDPDALFLRGHEGKSRAEFEETVLAHMRDHEVASDLAAVREGRVFRGGPIYQGPIYNLFVAERTARECYPQRFDRELFDRERVAEIVAGGA; this is encoded by the coding sequence ATGCGACGAACCCGATCGACGCGGCGCGCCGTCCTCGCGGCGGGGACGGCCGCCCTGGGCGCGATGGCCGGTTGCGTCAGCGGCACCGAGCGCGAAGCGAACGGCGACGGAAGCGACGGCGGATCCGGAGACGGCGCGGAGGAGGACGGGGCCGACGGCGACGGGACGGGTGCCTCCGAACCCTACGACGTCTCGATGGTTCCCGTCGGCGAGGTAACCTTCGAGTCGCCGCCGGAACGCTGGCTCGCCTACGAGAGCGACTACGCCGACATGGGCGTCGCGCTCGGCGTCGGCGACGGGCTGGCGGCCGTCGGCGAACCCCACCGCTACCACCCCGAGTACTACGCGGAACTCGGGATCCCACACGTCGAGGAGCCGACGCCGCTGTGGAACGACGGCGTCGACAAGGAGCTGTTTTACGAACTCGACGTCGACGTCCACCTCGTCGACCCGAACTGGCTCGAGCACAACGGGGCGTTCGGCCTCGAACGCGCGGACGTCGACGAAATCGGCGAGAACGTCGCGCCGTTCGTCGGCAACACGATCTTCCGGCGGACCGACGAGTGGCACGACTACGAGTACTACACGCTGTACGAGGCCTTCGAGAAGGTCGCCGAGGTGTTCGACCGCGTCGACCGATACGAGGCCTTCGCCGCGCTCCACGAGGAGTTCCTCGCCGAGATCGAGGCCTCGCTGCCCCCGGCGGACGAGCGCCCCGACGGCCTCCTCGCCTGGGTCGGCTCGGACGAACCGGAGGAGTTCTACCCCGCGCTGATCGGCGACGAGGGCGCGAGCACGAAGCACTTCCGCGACCTCGGCGTCGGCGACGCGCTGGCGGACACCGGCGTCGAGGGCCTGAGCACGGACGACCGCGGGACGATCGACTACGAGGCCATCCTCGACGTCGACCCGGACGCGCTCTTCCTGCGCGGCCACGAGGGCAAGAGCCGTGCCGAGTTCGAGGAGACCGTCCTCGCGCACATGCGCGACCACGAGGTCGCGAGCGACCTCGCGGCGGTCCGGGAGGGACGGGTCTTCCGCGGCGGACCGATCTACCAGGGGCCGATCTACAACCTGTTCGTCGCCGAGCGCACGGCACGCGAGTGCTACCCGCAGCGGTTCGACCGCGAGCTGTTCGACCGCGAGCGCGTCGCGGAGATCGTCGCGGGCGGCGCCTGA